From Pleurocapsa sp. PCC 7319:
TAGTTCCGACGGAAGCCAAATATACATACAAGGAAATCACTGGTAACATTCCCAACCAAGAAACAAAAAGATATTGCCAGAAATTGATTCTAGTTAGACTAAAGCCATAGTTCAGCACATTAGAAGGCACAATTGGTGAAAGACGGGTTAGAAAGACAATTTTCCACCCTTGTTGAGCGACGGCGCGGTCAAATTTATGCCAATGCGGGCGTTCAGAGATCCACTTGTTGACGGCTTTACGAGCTACAGTTTTGCCCAACATATAACAGGTGGCGACACTCACTGTATCGGAAAAGGATACCACGACCAAACCAGGAATAAAGCCAAATAGACTGCCCGCAGCTAAAAAAAGAAAAATTGCTGGTAATCCGATTAAGGTTGCCAAAAGATAAATACTAATAAAAGCGGGATAAGCTAAGTGTCCAAGAGAACTCAGCCAATGATTTGTTTGCCAAAGCCATTCTTGCCAATAAAACATAAGATTTCTCGTAATTAGCCGCCTAACAGTTAATCAGGAGCTAATGACATCGAGTGTTTTCGAATTGAATAAATAAGGAGATTAAAAAAATTACAACCATTGATTAATAAGTTGTTAACATTCGGAGTTTAGCTTATGAATATGAATTTCTCAAAAATTTGCTTTATTTTCTTTTTGTTAACAGTAAATTATGAATGTTAATCGCCGACATTTCTTGTTCTTTTTTGCTGCTGTTGCTGGATCTGTGGCTTCAGGTTCCAGGGGACAAGAAAGACTTCAATTAGGCAATTTCCCCGCCATAGCTCAAACTGACTACTCATCTTTGAGCTCAGCTAATTCTAGTTTGGGCTTTAAATCAGTTAAAGTTCCTCTTCCTCTTGAGATAGAGCAACTTCCCATTTCGGAACAAATAGAGACTTATGGAAGCTATGAAGTTAAAGATGATTTAGTTTTACCAAAAAATTTTACTTATGATTTGATTGCTG
This genomic window contains:
- a CDS encoding TVP38/TMEM64 family protein; protein product: MFYWQEWLWQTNHWLSSLGHLAYPAFISIYLLATLIGLPAIFLFLAAGSLFGFIPGLVVVSFSDTVSVATCYMLGKTVARKAVNKWISERPHWHKFDRAVAQQGWKIVFLTRLSPIVPSNVLNYGFSLTRINFWQYLFVSWLGMLPVISLYVYLASVGTNLLSGNNDPRQIVASVIGFVTTLMAIAYTTKLMHGTLFKKSTRHLKAQSSRRQESQNRVKARR